The DNA window CTCATGGCAGTGCCCTGCTGAACCACTCTGGATGTATCTCGAAGATGCCCTGCTATTTCTACGGATTGAGCAAAATACTGGGCTCCCCGTAACTCCTTCGCATTGGCTTCGTTCCGCCAAACTTGGGTTGATCCGCTCTCGTTTTCAGCTTGCATTAGTCAGTCTTTGTAGTGTTGGTGGTTTCTCCAAGGGTCAAGGGGCGGAaccccaaaacaaaaaatcaaaaataacaaacggaactttaaataaaatcaaaatcataTATTTAGCAACTTATGGGCTAAGAACTTAAAATAGATCAAATGACGTGAAATAAACAATTTCAGGTTCTCTTAAAGCTTCAAATGCGTATAACTCATGTTCAGAACGGCATATATCAGAATTGGTTTAAATAAATCGTGCTCGTGTGTTTCGGTGTGGGCCTTGAGTGTCCTGGGGATCTTGTATAATACATTCAATTGTTGTGGCTGCGATTTGTGCATTGAACAGTTTTCAATTGGTTGGAAGCgcatttttgattaaaatattaaggGTAAAGTAAGAAGACAACTGAGTGTCCCATAGATAATGAATTACTGACTCGCAAAGCTCTACAAATAAGCAAACATCACAAGTCAACGCAAAACGCAAACAAAACTCCAAATGTGCGCTGTCCTACGAATTGCAAAATGTATAGGAAGAAGCGATACAATTCGTATAAGTTATGACTAAGTATATCAATTAGACGAGTTAATATTATGACTTTGACTTAGGCTAGGCAAAGGATGAGTTTTCTGCTCCTGGCATAAATGGCAAAAGTTTACACAAACAGATTCGGAAATCAATCTTCTCTTTACACACAAGATTCATCGTAGTCGATGTTGTTCTGATATCTCGGTAGACACCGCCTAAAACTAAAATACACTGTATTAGAAATTGGTTTCAATATAAGTATGTTTTTTgtgatttccttttttctcGGGGATGCCCTCGCACTATCCCTCGTATAACTTTTAGTGATTTCCTTTAGTTTTCCTGCACACACTTATAGTAGTTATCCATATATGAATgggtttatatatattttatgtaagttTGGTTTGCTGCTTGCATAGGCAATATAAATATGTTCTTGAAATTTTCTTTCCCTTCGTTATAATTACTTGAAGTAGTTGAATAATTTTACGTGTATATGCGGTATATAACTCCCCCTTTTTTCGCTCCGTGTGTGCCGATGatctgtctgtgtgtgtgtctgagGGTCATTCAACTCCCACGCACTTCATGCACTTAAATCACTAAGCTAAAATGCCTCGCCCATCGTCGCGGGAGGGGCTTACAAATTACACTGCCATAGTATCGTAGGCTGTGAATCCTGCGCCATTTGTTTGTTGGAGTTGGAGTTGTTTTGGGCCGGTTTCGTTTCTGCACGTGAAGAAATGTATCTGATTAGTGGAGATCTTGGATGGGGGACTAGGATAATTAGGTTTATGCTGCAACCAAAGCATTGCATGAGAACGAGATGGGATCCTTCGGGGGCTCCTTAGGGACAGAGCCCATCCGGATCCCATCCCGCCTTGGTGGCCGTGTCTTTATGTTCTGTTCGTGGCTTAACATAGTTTACTTCTGgttctttttggttttggcaAGCTGAGGCCAAGCACAAAGCTGCAATAAACTGTTAATACGAGTACTTATGGAAACACTTGAGTATTTTGATAGACAGATATGGCATAGGGTCTGCTTATCATATGGAGTAGTTGTCAAAAGGATTTCAAAACATTCAACTGTGATTTGCTGTCcaaccaaaaaccaaaccaaaagaaattaaagacAAAACCAACACAACACACAACATAAAGTGAGAACCAAGAACTCAAGTCGGGTTATACATAGATGTAAGGACAATATGCATTATAGTTTAGTACTGATAAGTAGGTGCTTGGGCATGCAGGTTAGTCACATTTTGTTAGGGCTTTCAAGACTTACAACTGTCGTCGACTAATGTCAGCGATCATAATCATTCACAATTGGGTTATTAGGTAAACGAAGAAaggaaaattaattgattgaGATTAGTGACGGGAGAATTGCATCAGAACTACAATCAACAATTTCTGTGCAACAGTTTCAACTTCTGATGATTGACGTGTGGGCGTGTAAATATTCTATATCAGACCGATGGGTCTGTCTTACCTTTCAATCAGTTTACGCATTTCTTCGGTGGTGCGCTGATCTTTCGGTTGTGGGGATCGCTTCACTGCTGCGAGTTCAGCATTTCGGGGTTCAAAGTATTTGCAAAAGAAATTGGTTTGTGTTGCCCGAACCGATAGAGTAgggtaatatataaatttaataaagttcCATAAAAGAAAACggaaagaaaaatttaaatggagatgaaatcataaaaacataatTAGCTTAGATCTAAAAACTATACACTCGGCGTTTAACCAGAAATGGGTGACTTCGTGCAGGAATCTTGAAAATAAGTGCGAATCCCCCGTGTCTTTACTTATTCGGACCTCTAAGAGGTCCTCCCATGCAGGTTTCCAGTGACTATTCGAATTCACGGGTTGTGATTAGATACAAACATAAAACATTGAAATGCAAACGGTGTGCTCCATGAAGTGAAATGAAATGTAAATGTGCAATAGAGTTGAatcttaaaagtaaataaacatAACAACTGTGTACCAAAACCAAAGTTAAATCGAAATAACTTAAGACGTTGATGTTCCTTTACAAAAATTTAGCAAAACACAGCGTGAATATTCTAGGATGAGCGAGATAACAAAAAATCTCTGAAAAATGCGAGgacatttttaatggcaaTGACGAAGTTGAATGATCGCTGGATATATCTTGTGGAATATACACAAATTGTTGATTATGAACGCGAGGCGAGGGGCTCGTGAGAAATCGAAGTATGAGAGGTGATCAGTTATCGAATGATGATCGTGGTAAATCACACAAACTAACTCAACTTCGGCTAGGATCACTCACCCTCGTTGGAGtcttctaaaatatattttacacaaaatttcgAACAGATGCAGTTGAAAAAGATGGCGAATTGATATTGTTAAAATCTCTCGTATGTATCAAGTCGAATTTTTagatatatttaatgtaataaaaacGCAAACATCCTTTTATGAAGGAGATGTCTCAAGTTACCAACTTACCGCCATAGTTTCCGCGTGGTCCATGATCACGATCGCACTCTGCCTCTGAGATCTCGTTACTCTCCTTGGAGTCGTTGAATGAGGAGTTGCTCATGTCATGGTTGcgtggcggtggtggtggaggcTCGGGCGATCCATTGCCAGGGTTGCGGGCAGAGCCTGTGGATTGGGGTGTTCATAAGATAACATAATATATAGTAGGGAGAGCTTTTTCCACTCACCGATGCTGCGACGTCCCATTGATCCTCGAGAGCCGTAGTGATCGTAGGGCTGTCCATAGGGTCCTCCGTACTGGGAGCCGTACTGATCCTCCTCGGGGGCGCAGTTGGCGGGatcgtcgtattcgggtccgGGTCCGGAGTACAGGCTGCCGCCTTGCGAGTTGACGCGGGTGTATCGGCGCTACAGGTTACAGGGCAATCCATCAGACTCTCTTCCACAACCCATCATTAACTATCAAACACTCACATATTGATCCTCCTCGGCACAGTTGGCGGGGTCATCGTACTCGGGAGCTGGCGTGTAGATCGAGGACTGTCCTCCCTGGCTGTTCTTGCGCTGGTAGCGATTGGCCCTGGGCATCGACTGCGATCCGGAGCGGGAGTGCACGTGTCCCGGATGTCCTGGGGGCAGCATGGTGCCCGCGTGTCCGGGAACTGGGCCGGCATGTCCGTTCTGGTGCGGGAAGGTCTGGAAGTTCATGGCCTTGGTGGGGTCCATTTCCTCGCGGAAGCCGAGCAGGTGGAACGTGGCATAGGGGCAGATTTCATCTTCCATGCCTTGCGGGGGAGTAAATCGATTATTATCTGTGTTCTCCCCAGTAAATTCAATGTGTTTTCGGTGGAATTGGTTTAGTGTTTTTAGTATGCTGCGATGATACCTGTTAGCCCTTACCAAGTGATTACTTACAAGTTGGTTAGCTTGAGTTAGCTGGTTGCGACCAGGAGTTAGACTATGGGTTAGTGCGGGTTCGTAACTTAAAAGTAGGTAAACACTAAGAGGGATCGATTCTTGAAAGTTTagtttgataaataaataataagaacTAGGTAAGGTAAGGAAAAGTGctctaatattattatttatttaatttcgaatGAAAGGGTTCTTTTAGTTTTATCAGAATCTGTACAAATGTGTGGCTGGTAAAAATAACATTCCATTGAGAAAATGAAATTCTAAGcaatttaactttattttaattttatctgaCAGTTAACAGGCTTAAGATTTTTTGTAAATCATTAACTTTGCAGAAACTAAATTAAGGAAAATGATAGTTCAGTTATCGATCCACTCCATTGACAAGGTTGGGTGTTGGGGTTAGTGGGGTTCTTTCGGGggtaaataaaacttaatcCGCAGAAGGGAGCGGCTGCTCCTCTACGCTCCGCCTACCTGGATGCCTGTAGTGGCACTCGGCATTgccgtgggcgtggccgtAATGGTTGCCGTGCATGGGGACTGGCGGCGCCTTCAGCTCCTCGTAGAGGTTGGGATTGCGCCGGGGATCCCAGGTCGAGTGGTTCGAACGGAGGCCACCGCGGCCTGGACAGTTCGAAGAGTGGTGTTCATGTGGTTCAGGGTGAGGTGTGTGGATGGATTCGTTTCGAGTGtgttttttcaatttccaatTTCGTACAACATCAAAATTAGGTCAACGGAAATCATAATCGAATTGAAGCAACCGAAGTGGTGCGGGATTTGGAGGTGGTGCATGGGGAGCAGAGGGTTAAACGATAAGTATAATTTCAATAAGAACCCAAAGtggtaaacaaatatttttctaaattaacAACAACATTTAGTAACATAGTTCTTTTCATGCCGGGAGAGTCGGGGTGGAACCGAAAAGGAAGCGGCTTAAAGAAGCAACACTAAGAATTTTTTGGGTCCGGAAAAGCTTAGCTTGAGTGTGATATGTGGGCGGATTTATACCCCTTGGTGTATGCAAAAGCAACGCAAAATACATTTCGTGTATGGTTTTTTCGTTCGCAAAGTAAATGGAAGAAAGAACTAAGCCCCAGGCCATGCCCGGGGATCCGGGAACCGGGGGAACCCTCGAGCCCCAGCCATGGACCCTCGGCATTAATAAATGTTGCATTGGAAATTTAGATGCTTACTTATGACTGTACCTCGCTTAATCCGGTCGCAGGTGTTGTAGTTGGAGCCGGGAACGGGGGGCAGCTTCCGGTTGGGCGGGGCGATGTAGCCGAGCTCGTCGCGCAGGTCAGGACGACGCTTGTCCAGGGTGGCGCCGGGTCCCATTGTCTGATTGTAAACTACATCGTCTAGAATTAATACATGATATCGCCAACTCAATATTGAAACACTGAAGATGCTTTTCCTTCGTTATATGCTGCTCGCATTCAATCAACTCGCATACTTTACTTCTGTTTCTTTCGATCTCGACTTGTTCCGTCACTCGTTACTGGatttgacaattattttttttttggtttttggtgcGGCATGTCAACACACTAAATGTGCTAAATAGTAGCTCAAAAATACAAGTTACAATTGCGTAAAAGGATTCCAAAAGAGGTTACGTGAAGTGTTTTGGTTATTTGTTTTCGATTTCAAAATATACCAACTGGTTATTACGATTACGACTGATAGCAATGACATGAAATGAGCGATGAACTTAATTTTGGATTTTACTCGACTTTACTTGGTCATCGATCAAGGATCTCGATGGTGATTTCAAAAAGCATCTTAGTTTTGGTTGGTTAGGGGGGAAAGTACGGAAAGTATTCAGAACTCAAAAACGAATACGATAGATTTGAAATGTCTTGTTTTGTGGAGGATTGGTTGTAGATAAGATAGAGTAGTATTTGATTCTTGTGAAAGTTGCTCAGAGTATAAGCAAAACGTATGTACAACAACGGGGCTATAATAGATATATAGTTTACTATGGTTAAACTTATATTGCATATAGATAGTGTACTTCACAGAGCCAACAATAACtggtcaataaataaatttaccaCTTGGCTGGTAACTTTATCTATTCTTTAGTCGTTATCAGATGTTTTAGTACAACTTTCAAGTCATATTTGGCAATTGATAAACCAATTGGTTTTAATGACGGTGAAGTAtcaatgatgatttcataTGTACACACAGATATTGACACTAGttgaatatattatatgaACTATTATAGTTATATTTTGATAGTTTGGTATATTTTCAGTACTTGTCTGCTGACTGTTTATGTTGGTATATTTTTGGAGTGCGATCTTTTGGTTTATTTCTGTAAGTGTAGCTTGTATAAATGCTTCAACAAATATAGATGAATCATGCAAAGCCGAACTACACATTAACATTCCATCAGAAAATAGCAATTTTACAAACCGACCAATTTGTTTATCAGAGTGACGGCTAAACTTATCGGCATATTGGCTAAACTGTTGGCAATACACTTGAAAAAAGCGTCATGTAAAtcatagaaataaaaataaataaaataattttgtaaaattgtataatGCTTGATAATTATTGATAAattgattattaaatataaaacgaatactttataaaataaaaaaaaatttctttgacCTTGCCGTTATACGTTTCACTTTCAATATTTAGCCAATATgaaacaaaacagaaataaaatatttcgctAGGATCTACAATAGGCAAAGAGTGGGTTAAGATCGATAAAAAGACGTTGTGCTTGAGCTATGGTCCTTGGAGGAGAACCTACAGTACACATCCTTCTGGCCGCCGCGCATGTCGTCCGCTCGTCGCCGGGAAAGGGCCACGCAGACCACGCAGATGCCCACCGCCACCACGACCACGGTGGCGATCAGGGGCACCATGAAGTTGAGGTCGAGCCACTCGGGCATCCAGGCGGGCAGGCGGATGCGGGTGTGCACGTTCCCGTGGCCCGTGCCATCGTCCAGGGGCGCAATGGTGCCTTTCGACGTCCGCAAGGGGGGTCATACAAACCGGATTCGCACATGCAATTTTCGCGGGTCATACACAACAACAAATCGGGGATGTGGGCAGGCAGTACAGGCAatagttttggtttttgtttttcaagcGCAAGTGTGGGTGGGTGTTTCAGGTGGTGTTCAGAGAGAGGTAGAGAGAAACCGAAAAGAGAACGAAATCTTAATTAGTTTTCAGCATAGATACCTTTGTGGTGATTGCCCTTGCTACGCAGTATACAAATAACAATTATCGCTATGATTATGACGAGCAGAGCCGCCACGACGGGCACAACTAAATTTAGGTTCGAGAGGATAATGCGGATCGTGTCCTCGGCGCTTAGTTCGGGTAAATCTCGCGAGGGTGCGATAGTGcctgcaacaacaataacatcAACAACCAAAGGGTGTTTTTTTCAGTGGATGGAAAAAGACATATCACGgatagagagagagcgagacaGAGACACACAGAGTGAGAGAGAGACAGGAAGATCAGCCATGGCCTTTGACCTCTGCTGGCACACTGACCTTTGTACCGGGCACACTCACACGTACATATACAAATACAGACTGTGGCAGGTGAGAAGAGTTCAAAGGTTAACTTGTCGATATTAAGTAGTAATTTTCGATATTGATAAGAGAGAAgatataaagtaaatatagtACTTGTTTTCGATTATTTTACATGGCGCAGAACTTTAAGCACGCATCAAAATGTGATTAAGTTATATGAGAACTAgttaaactattaaaaaactcgtaatttaataagaaactgtttttaaatacgtttaaatgcaatttgtttGTGTCCGCTTACAGCTAGTTAATGATGTATGTTGTAAGATCGCTAAAACTGGACGAAACGAATGGAACAGCATTCCAAGAACGAGACAAGTATCCTTGAAATAAACCAACTAACTCAGGTGGAACTCAACTGTATCTTGACATAACTTCAACTGAAACGAATCGAAATGGCAAAAACCCAAAAGAAAATGTCTGCGTGTGACTGTGGTGATAAGTATAAGTCGAACCATAAGTAAAAGTTTAAGAAATCAACTCTCTCAGATAAAGACTCTCTGGCCAGGACTCCCAGATATCAGGAATGAAGATTCTTTGGTTGTTGTGCTTGATTGTTATGGCATGGTGGCTCTGCTCGATTCTTGGGATTGAGTTTCACACTTTCTTTGTCTTTTCCAAGCTTCTGTTAAATGAGCACTTTGCTGTTGTTAAtcaaatgaaaagcaaaacaagttagctaaattataaatgtatcttttttgGTGAGTGAATCGATTCTGTGACCAGTTGTGATGGGGAGTTCTAACCCAAAGTGAAGACTGGGTTCTGAAAAGTGGCTGAAGCCGTTTGGAAATTAGTTTCTTATCAGGAGGAAGGTACATTGATTGGAGTTTTGTACAATCTATTGATTCGGGAATGGATCAGCGGGTGTAACAACATTtattctatatttttaataacgaCAGGATCCATCGATTCTTTATTTCACAGTGAAAGTGTATTTTACAAGATCTCTTTCACGAACTGGGCacagaaatgcaaaaaataatacaaaggaaaataataaaaaatcatacaaGAACATTCCATGTCAtgaatatacattttgttattaaaaacacattttttcgaatttttttcGCAGTGACTTGGTGACTTGGAATGTCCTACCAATTCATACTGTGATCTAGAGCACTACAAATGCTTGGGTCTAGTTAAACgtaggaaaaattaaaatcgtgGCTGTTGGTGAGTTAGTAAACTATTCAATTATGTACATATGCAGATACGTTGCAGTAGCTCTTCACTGGGATTGTTGGTAAAAACGGAAGGAAACAAATTGCATTTACGTAAGGAAAATGATTACTCTTTACACTATTCGGGTGCTTCTGCGTTCAGAGTTCTGGCAGtcaaaaactattttcaaaCATAAAATCATAATGTAACTCAAGCTACTATATCGACAAGCTTTGTGTGGgttaccaaaaataataaaatactgtGCAATTTGCTCACattgaaaagcaaaaaaaattaaaatttgctcATATTTTGGAAAATATGTTACACATTTTTGTGATTGGTAAAGACAAAATAAACTCAGGAGTTCGGGTGTTCAACATTGTAAAGCTTGGTGCTTCTCATCTTGTTATTTGTATATGGACAGTGGGTCGGAGACGAGTTCCCAAAAACCGCACCAAAGATCATCCATCCTCGGTTAGGTATTTTCAGGACCTCACTCCGAAACTGTCAACGTAGAGTACTCTATGTACAAAAGCAATGCAGGATTCGTTTGGGAATCGGAGAACAGATCATAAATACCTCCAGTGACGGTCAGAGTGGCAAAGTCGTATTCGGCCACAGTGAAGCCAGCCGAGTTGTGGGCGGTGATGCGGAGGTTGTACCAGGTAGCGGGTTCCAGGTCCAAGACCACGTAGTTGTTGTCCGGTTTCACGTTGTTGGAGATCTGGTTCCATTCGATTTGATCGCTGAGGGGGTTAAAATGTTAGAGAAAGCTCTAATTCTAAGTGTTCCATAAGCATGATCTACCGTTTCTTGCTCTCTACCACAAAGTGCGACATGGGGCAGCCGCCATCTTTCCAGGCCTTGAAGTGCAGCGACACGGAGTTGGAGGAGACTTCAATGAAGCGCGGCTTCTCAGGCAGCTTGGGCTTCTGTCCCTTGGTCCGGGTGTTCAATATGTCCGAAGCCTCGCCAGCTCCAATGCTAAAATACATAGGTCAAGAGAATTCCCTAAAAATAGGTATTCTAAAGATTCTTACTTGTTAAATCCTGTGGCATAGACCTGATAACGGGAGCCGCACAGCAGATTCTCAATATTGTGCTTCTGTGAGTCAACGGATACCTCAGAGGTTTCCCATTCTCCGAATTCTGGGATTGTAGAGTTAGAATACgtttaatttgaaatacaGAAACCTTCTGTTATCCTAGTTATCGGATTTACCCACCTGGCTTGTAGTGCAGGGTGTATCCATGCAGAGGGGCGGTGTCTCCCTCATGGGGCTTTAGCTTGACGGTCAGGGCATCAGTGGTGGTGGCCGAGAGGGTGACGTGGGGCGATTGTGGGGGAGCCAGGACAATCAGCTTGTGCGTGATCGAGTCCTTGGCAATCGAGTTCTCAGCGTGGCAGGAATAGTCTCCGGCATCCTGGCGATTGACCGACTTGATCAGGAGAGAGCCATCGGGCAGCACGCGCATCCTATCGTTGGCGCTGAACTCGACGCCCTTGATCTTCCAGGTGATCTCCGGCTGGGGAGCTCCAACGGCCAGGCAGGGCATTTTGGCGTCCTCCTTGAAGGTGGCGGTGAAGGTGTCGTCGAAGGAGGCGATCTTGGCGGGCACCTGGTCGCTGGGCATGGCCACAATGCTCTTGGACTGCTGGCCCTCGCCAATCGTGGTGCTAGCCGTCACCCAGAATTCGTAGGGCTTGTTCTTCTCCAGTTCGGTGGCCTCGAAGCTCATCTGGTAGTGGGGTACCTTCTGGGTCTTTGTCTCGGTCTCAGCGCCTTCGGCCTTCGAGTATACGGTGTACTGGGTGATAATGCCATTGGGCTGTGCTGGTGGGCGCCAAGAAACCAGGATGGCAGCGTTACCCATAACCAGGGCTTTCACATCAGTAGGGGCTTCGGGAACTGTTTTTGAGGAAAGGGTTAAGTATCATGATTTGTGCTAAGTGTTGCTTTTAAAATAACCCACCATCGGGTTCGGTTTGGCAGTGGATGGGCACGCTGCGAACGCCATCACCTCCGGCTGTGGTGGCCAGGACTTGCATCGTGTAGTTGGTGTACTTCTTCAGGCCATGGAGAACGGTGTCGGAGGAGGCAGTCTTCTTATAGTGTCGCTTGGTCTcatctaaaataatattttttaggaaaaTCCCCAACATTGATTCATTGCACTTGACTTTACTTACCATACCACTCGTCGCTGGGGGCATAGACAACCTTGTAGGTCTTGATCACTCCGTTGGCGGACTCCAGGGGTGGGCTCACCCAGCCGACGCGGATGGTCTGCGAGGTCAGGGTGGTGCAGGCGGTGTCGCTGGGCGGCTGGCTTGGGGTTCCCTCGGCGGTGAACTGCTTCTCCTCCTCGCTCAATGGACCGGCTCCGATCTTGTTGAATGCCTGAATGACCACCGAGTACTGGGTGTAGACGCGCAGGTTCTGCAGCTCCAGGTTGTGCTCCTTGCCCTCCTCGGTGATGAAGTTGATGGTCTCGAAAACGTACGAAGAGTTGGTGTTGGACAGCTTGTAGCCGACGTAGTAGCCCAGGATCTCTCCGTTCCACTCGGTGCGTGGCGGTGGCTTCCAGGTGACGCGCATGGTGGTCTGGTTCACGGGCTCCACCTTGATGTTCTGCGGCTTGCCGGATGGCGCTTCCTCGGCCGTGATGATGGTTACTGCTTCGGAGGATTGGGATGTGCCAATGGCGTTCTCGGCCACGATGCGAATGTTGTAGGTGGTGGCGGGACTGAGCTTCTGCACTTGGGCTTCGGTGGTGTGTCCGGGGACAATAACGCGATCGATTTCACTCCAGGACGCACGGGAACGCTTGAACTCAATGATGTACCTGTCCAGGGGGGAGTTGCCGTCGTAGGGTTGGGCCCAGCTCAGCTGCACAGAACGGCCGGACTTGTCGAGCACCTTCAGGGCATAGGGCATCTCGGGAACTTCCTGGACAATCATGTTTATACTGGCATCGTCGGATCCAAAGGCATTGGTGGCCACGCAGGTGAAGAGGGCGGAGTCGGATCGCTCGGTGCGCTTGATGGACAAACTGGACATGACTCCGGTGGAGAGAATCTCCTCGCGAATGGTGTAGCGGTTGTCGTTCTTGGGGTCCAGGCGCATGTTGTTCATGTTCCATAAGATGCCGATGGGTTTCTCGCCCTTGGCCTCGCACTGCAGTACGGCGGGTTCTCCTCGTCGGGCGGTCTGGTTACGCAGCTTTTCGGTGAACTCGGGAGGGGCCTGGACGCTGATCATGATCACTGCCGAGAGTCCGGAGCCGATGCCATTAATAGCCTCGCACAGGTAGTAGCCCTCGTTGGTCTTTTGGATGTTGTCCACATGCAGAGTGCCCTCCTCCACGCGGATGTTGTCGCTCTTCTTCAGATCCTTGTACTCTCCGGGGGTGTCACCTGGAAAGTATGTGATACTTAGCCACCTTTCTCGGGGTCGTAAGGGAGTTGTACGTACCAACTGCCTTCTTCCATGTGACTTGGGGTTTGGGGAAGCCATCAGCTTTGCACTCAACCTTGGCATCGGAGCCCTGGGCGAAGGCCTTGTCGGTGGGTTCGAGGATCCATCTGGGTGGTACTGTTGGTGGAGTTGGTGGGTTGTCGCGGGAGTGGAAAGATAATATGTTAGTTGAGATGTCGTGGTTGCTTATCATAATTATTTGCATGCAGTAGGGTTGAGAATATCAGAGGAAGCGGAAGGACGGACCTAGTTTCAAGCAAAGTGAAATGATCTTTTCAAGTTTTTTCGTTC is part of the Drosophila biarmipes strain raj3 chromosome 2R, RU_DBia_V1.1, whole genome shotgun sequence genome and encodes:
- the LOC108030033 gene encoding cell adhesion molecule Dscam2 isoform X3, with protein sequence MNMPNGRLKWLMLYAAVALIACGSQCLAANPPDADQKGPVFLKEPTNRIDFSNSTGAEIECKASGNPMPEIIWIRSDGTAVGDVPGLRQISSDGKLVFPPFRAEDYRQEVHAQVYACLARNQFGSIISRDVHVRAVVKQFFESQVYDEYVIKGNAAIFKCQTPSFVADHIDITDWIDTEGEVFTKNITDGKYLVLPSGELHIREVGPEDGYKSYQCRTKHRLTGETRLSATKGRLVITEPVSSTAPKVPPLQSRPLVVPGFTDLSILCPAQGYPAPSFRWYKFIEGTTRKQAVVLNDRVKQVSGTLIIKDAVVEDSGKYLCVVNNSVGGESVETVLTVTAPLSAKIDPPTQTVDFGRPAVFTCQYTGNPIKTVSWMKDGKAIGHSEPVLRIESVKKEDKGMYQCFVRNDQESAEASAELKLGGRFDPPVIRQAFQEETMEPGPSVFLKCVAGGNPTPEISWELDGKKIANNDRYQVGQYVTVNGDVVSYLNITSVHANDGGLYKCIAKSKVGVAEHSAKLNVYGLPYIRQMEKKAIVAGETLIVTCPVAGYPIDSIVWERDNRALPINRKQKVFPNGTLIIENVERNSDQATYTCVAKNQEGYSARGSLEVQVMVPPKLAPLPVNSPLYVGDYYQLTCAVVHGDAPFNITWYYNGEPAGDLPGVTILMHGRRSSSLNIESVGGDHAGNYTCKGANRAGETLAETTLSVKVPPRWILEPTDKAFAQGSDAKVECKADGFPKPQVTWKKAVGDTPGEYKDLKKSDNIRVEEGTLHVDNIQKTNEGYYLCEAINGIGSGLSAVIMISVQAPPEFTEKLRNQTARRGEPAVLQCEAKGEKPIGILWNMNNMRLDPKNDNRYTIREEILSTGVMSSLSIKRTERSDSALFTCVATNAFGSDDASINMIVQEVPEMPYALKVLDKSGRSVQLSWAQPYDGNSPLDRYIIEFKRSRASWSEIDRVIVPGHTTEAQVQKLSPATTYNIRIVAENAIGTSQSSEAVTIITAEEAPSGKPQNIKVEPVNQTTMRVTWKPPPRTEWNGEILGYYVGYKLSNTNSSYVFETINFITEEGKEHNLELQNLRVYTQYSVVIQAFNKIGAGPLSEEEKQFTAEGTPSQPPSDTACTTLTSQTIRVGWVSPPLESANGVIKTYKVVYAPSDEWYDETKRHYKKTASSDTVLHGLKKYTNYTMQVLATTAGGDGVRSVPIHCQTEPDVPEAPTDVKALVMGNAAILVSWRPPAQPNGIITQYTVYSKAEGAETETKTQKVPHYQMSFEATELEKNKPYEFWVTASTTIGEGQQSKSIVAMPSDQVPAKIASFDDTFTATFKEDAKMPCLAVGAPQPEITWKIKGVEFSANDRMRVLPDGSLLIKSVNRQDAGDYSCHAENSIAKDSITHKLIVLAPPQSPHVTLSATTTDALTVKLKPHEGDTAPLHGYTLHYKPEFGEWETSEVSVDSQKHNIENLLCGSRYQVYATGFNNIGAGEASDILNTRTKGQKPKLPEKPRFIEVSSNSVSLHFKAWKDGGCPMSHFVVESKKRDQIEWNQISNNVKPDNNYVVLDLEPATWYNLRITAHNSAGFTVAEYDFATLTVTGGTIAPLDDGTGHGNVHTRIRLPAWMPEWLDLNFMVPLIATVVVVAVGICVVCVALSRRRADDMRGGQKDVYYDVVYNQTMGPGATLDKRRPDLRDELGYIAPPNRKLPPVPGSNYNTCDRIKRGRGGLRSNHSTWDPRRNPNLYEELKAPPVPMHGNHYGHAHGNAECHYRHPGMEDEICPYATFHLLGFREEMDPTKAMNFQTFPHQNGHAGPVPGHAGTMLPPGHPGHVHSRSGSQSMPRANRYQRKNSQGGQSSIYTPAPEYDDPANCAEEDQYRRYTRVNSQGGSLYSGPGPEYDDPANCAPEEDQYGSQYGGPYGQPYDHYGSRGSMGRRSIGSARNPGNGSPEPPPPPPRNHDMSNSSFNDSKESNEISEAECDRDHGPRGNYGAVKRSPQPKDQRTTEEMRKLIERNETGPKQLQLQQTNGAGFTAYDTMAV